From the Salvelinus alpinus chromosome 32, SLU_Salpinus.1, whole genome shotgun sequence genome, one window contains:
- the LOC139562225 gene encoding inositol 1,4,5-trisphosphate receptor-interacting protein-like, which yields MQGAIARVFVVVAAAILNHPLLFPQENTTLPEQDEALLARMREHEKRLELEQARLEQELLYAGTEQQDPGSEDGYGWYFWSALSLAIFFTIEVCRQDLADMEARYADDEDGFVESGSISSKTLQLDKGVLNSFCERCIYTSAHENWRVREFVEGFADDLLESLRSVCDRETDMEVADFVGVGSMFESWRVSKPLMCDLIVPFTPPEPYSFQFQLWCSPSSDVPLDMQGCGRIKVTKVGENEDGCLCGSANLGEDMLCLLHSKNEKPRADHTPDDLLCSKNTPYLAKDQVMKWFQISVTKAWGRISHKYEFELTFHNLDATGALKVRFRSGKVVVMNIIPVVELDGTNAYFVSHFASDSSSTSDTYWPLSFAVYEKNLLKHVTKSLPENSCHLHCLQLITFLHKKQMGLTGRCALTNYHLKTTLLHLLLSKGSSSWGSESLEHRLRDMLGFLHRSLQEKRLCHALVGNSQVPPEVRVPATFHTAEPINLFRPLVLQRELYADTLRHFQEMLRNAPVLIQEYTPLLQNGDTHHRLNSMAQSE from the coding sequence ATGCAGGGGGCGATAGCACGGGTGTTTGTGGTGGTGGCAGCGGCCATCTTGAACCATCCGCTGCTGTTCCCGCAGGAGAACACCACCCTCCCAGAGCAGGATGAGGCCCTGCTGGCCCGCATGAGGGAGCATGAGAAGAGGCTGGAGCTGGAGCAGGCGCGGCTGGAGCAGGAGCTCTTGTATGCAGGCACGGAGCAGCAGGACCCTGGCTCAGAGGACGGCTACGGCTGGTACTTCTGGAGCGCCCTCTCACTGGCCATCTTCTTCACTATTGAGGTGTGTCGGCAGGATTTGGCAGACATGGAAGCCCGTTACGCTGATGATGAGGATGGGTTTGTTGAGAGTGGATCCATCAGTTCCAAGACACTCCAGCTCGATAAAGGAGTCCTAAACAGCTTCTGTGAGAGATGCATCTACACCTCGGCCCATGAGAACTGGAGGGTGCGGGAATTTGTGGAGGGCTTCGCTGACGACCTGCTGGAGTCCCTGAGGAGTGTGTGTGATAGGGAGACTGACATGGAGGTGGCGGACTTTGTGGGCGTTGGGAGCATGTTTGAGTCGTGGAGGGTGAGCAAGCCGCTGATGTGTGATCTCATTGTCCCTTTCACCCCCCCGGAGCCATACTCCTTCCAGTTCCAGCTGTGGTGCAGCCCCTCCAGTGACGTGCCCCTGGACATGCAGGGCTGTGGCAGGATCAAGGTGACAAAGGTCGGGGAGAATGAGGACGGCTGTCTCTGTGGCTCTGCCAACCTGGGTGAGGACATGCTGTGCTTGCTACACAGCAAAAATGAAAAGCCCAGAGCAGACCACACCCCGGATGACCTTCTGTGCTCCAAGAACACACCTTATCTGGCTAAGGACCAGGTCATGAAGTGGTTCCAGATATCCGTGACCAAAGCCTGGGGACGGATTTCTCACAAGTACGAGTTTGAGCTCACTTTCCACAACCTGGATGCGACTGGAGCACTGAAGGTCCGATTCCGCTCAGGAAAGGTTGTTGTGATGAACATCATCCCCGTTGTGGAACTAGATGGCACAAATGCCTACTTTGTATCACACTTCGCCTCTGACAGCAGCAGCACCTCAGACACTTACTGGCCCCTCTCCTTCGCTGTCTATGAGAAGAACCTGCTCAAACATGTGACTAAAAGCCTGCCTGAAAATTCCTGCCACCTccactgccttcagctcatcacTTTCCTACACAAGAAACAGATGGGTCTAACTGGCAGGTGTGCTCTGACCAACTACCACCTAAAGACGACCCTGCTGCACCTGTTGTTGAGTAAGGGCTCGTCTAGCTGGGGCTCTGAGAGTCTGGAGCACAGGCTACGGGACATGCTAGGCTTCCTTCACAGGAGTCTTCAGGAGAAGAGACTCTGTCACGCTTTGGTTGGGAACAGCCAAGTTCCACCAGAAGTCCGGGTTCCGGCAACATTCCACACGGCGGAGCCCATCAATCTTTTCCGGCCACTTGTGTTACAGAGAGAGCTTTACGCTGACACGCTTCGGCATTTCCAGGAGATGCTCAGGAACGCTCCTGTTCTGATTCAGGAGTACACGCCTTTGTTACAAAATGGCGACACTCACCACCGACTCAACTCGATGGCACAGTCTGAGTAA
- the LOC139562613 gene encoding interferon-induced protein with tetratricopeptide repeats 1-like: MTFSCPTPKMAQNSLKNRLQGLECHFTWKLDDSRSKLQSLRESMIDISSSEGVQCSWTGHLYNFLAYLHYALGSTEDALHCLKKAEEAIRLNCPDDVELSLVVHYGNLAWVHYHQGELTESQTYVEKVVRLLRDNPSPCPGVVWGERAWTLNKFDVSKKAAALDCFRMALKGDPENKVLRCGYAMAFNKSVEKKDITPQLRSEMMERLRIARELDPEELYITVMYLQRLAESGQVEEARKLAKEVIEKPLDSFGGFGILLYFLRDYVSHDSSIDLARRTLERHPNSRQLKRHLGKCYKWKIFSPEEKRNPMRHILIENAVNLYEEVVALYPKSLAAKLELSAMYKESGRVDRADKIFEDLLLDREGMEPQNLQKIYNWYAQHLFYAKQDASRSIDFHKKAAEIMLPTDQRDSSIHVLLSIVHHGGDRAKEIVDFLDGLDGEGAVSRF, encoded by the exons ATGACTTTCTCTTGCCCAACTCCGAA AATGGCTCAGAACTCCTTGAAAAATAggctgcagggtttagaatgccACTTCACCTGGAAGCTGGATGACAGCAGATCTAAACTTCAAAGCCTCAGAGAAAGCATGATAGACATCAGCAGCAGCGAGGGGGTTCAATGTTCCTGGACGGGTCATCTGTACAACTTCCTGGCTTACCTACACTACGCTTTGGGCTCCACAGAGGACGCTCTTCATTGCCTGAAGAAGGCTGAAGAGGCCATTCGGCTAAACTGCCCAGACGACGTGGAGCTAAGTCTGGTGGTCCACTATGGGAACTTGGCCTGGGTGCACTATCACCAAGGGGAGCTGACAGAGAGCCAGACCTATGTGGAGAAGGTGGTGAGACTACTGCGGGACAACCCCTCGCCCTGCCCAGGTGTAGTGTGGGGAGAAAGGGCCTGGACTTTGAATAAGTTTGATGTAAGCAAGAAGGCAGCAGCACTAGATTGCTTCCGGATGGCCTTGAAAGGGGATCCTGAGAACAAGGTGCTACGCTGCGGTTACGCCATGGCGTTTAATAAATCTGTTGAAAAGAAAGACATTACCCCGCAGCTGCGATCTGAGATGATGGAGCGCCTACGGATTGCTAGAGAATTGGATCCAGAAGAGTTGTACATCACAGTGATGTACCTGCAGAGACTTGCAGAGAGCGGCCAGGTTGAGGAAGCACGTAAACTCGCAAAGGAAGTGATAGAAAAGCCTTTGGACAGCTTTGGTGGATTTGGAATCTTGCTATATTTTTTACGAGATTACGTCTCTCATGATTCAAGCATTGACCTGGCAAGAAGGACCCTGGAGAGGCATCCCAATTCACGCCAGCTGAAAAGGCATCTTGGGAAGTGTTACAAATGGAAGATTTTCTCTCCGGAAGAGAAAAGGAACCCAATGAGGCATATTCTGATTGAAAATGCAGTCAACCTTTATGAAGAGGTGGTCGCACTCTACCCAAAATCCCTTGCAGCTAAACTGGAACTGTCTGCCATGTACAAAGAATCTGGCAGAGTTGATAGAGCAGATAAGATATTCGAGGACCTGCTTCTTGATAGGGAAGGAATGGAACCACAGAATTTACAAAAAATCTATAACTGGTATGCCCAACATCTGTTTTATGCAAAACAAGATGCTTCCAGGTCAATTGATTTCCACAAGAAGGCAGCAGAAATTATGCTACCCACTGACCAACGTGACAGCAGTATTCATGTTCTGTTGTCCATTGTCCATCATGGAGGTGACAGAGCGAAGGAAATTGTCGACTTTCTGGATGGACTTGATGGAGAAGGTGCTGTTAGCCGGTTCTAA
- the LOC139562507 gene encoding putative nuclease HARBI1 yields MKAQNCVFLSALTMACPFVRDVVDEEALVLRRAFRRERVFRDRLDPLAFPDDHLYERYRFSADGIRYLCRLLGPRIKHRTARSHALSVEQMVCVALRFFASGAFLYSVGDAEQLNKATICRTIRNVCLAIKALADVFISFPGHRRLCDIKEEFYRIAGFPNVIGAVDCTHIRIKAPSGAHEADFVNRKSFHSINVQMVCNADCVISNVVAKWPGSVHDSRIFRASEIYQCLSQGEFSGVLLGDRGYGCQPFLLTPFTDPQEAQQAYNHAHARTRARVEMTFGLLKARFHCLHKLRVSPVRACDITVACAVLHNVACLRKERAPRVPPAMDWDNPAIFPDDDSGRLLRDQYVLNYFS; encoded by the exons atgaaggcccaaaattgtgtgttcctttctgctctgacaatggcatgcccattcgtgcgagatgtggtggatgaagaagcacttgtgctgaggagagccttcaggcgagaaagggtcttcagggaccggttggacccactggccttccctgatgaccatctatatgaaagatacaggttttctgcagatggcatcaggtatctatgcagactactgggtcccaggattaagcaccgcactgcacggagccatgcactgagtgtggagcaaatggtttgtgtggccttgcgcttttttgctagtggagccttcctgtactcagtgggggatgcagaacagctgaacaaggccacaatttgccgcacaataaggaatgtgtgtctggctatcaaagcattagcagatgtcttcatctccttccctggccacagaagactctgtgacatcaaagaggagttctataggattgcag gtttccccaatgtcattggtgcagtggactgcacacacataaggataaaagccccctcaggtgcccatgaggccgattttgtgaataggaaatcctttcacagcattaatgttcag atggtctgcaatgctgactgtgtgatcagcaatgttgtggcaaaatggcctggctcagtccatgactccagaatctttcgggcctctgaaatctatcagtgcctatcacaag gtgaattctctggtgtgttgctgggagacagggggtatggctgccagccttttctcctgacacctttcacagacccccaggaagcacagcaggcctacaaccatgcccatgccaggaccagggccagagttgaaatgacctttggcctcctgaaggcacgctttcactgccttcacaaattaagggtcagccctgttagggcatgtgatattactgtggcttgtgctgtcctccacaatgtggcctgcctgaggaaggagagggcccccagagtgccaccagccatggactgggacaatccggcaatcttccctgatgacgacagtggtcggctgctgagggaccaatatgtgttgaattattttagttag